In the Longimicrobium sp. genome, one interval contains:
- a CDS encoding TonB-dependent receptor domain-containing protein yields LVAYLASLHPTNAQVSLNYLDLVTRQTAPLSTLTLDQIEPIRESPSTTLEVGYKGLLANRVLLAADVWWSRKESLVTPLTIQTPLVLLNPQQLGAYLVPRFMADLGYSQAQATALAGQLVPALAQVPLGVISSPDVDARSAQALVTYVNVDENIDLWGTDISATALLGNEWELAGSVSFVNENKWETDNAGLVTLNAPRWKGSVALDYDNDDTGLFGEVRMRYNDTFPVNSGVYIGTRCLNAPDAVANPLQEDCVQAYTLFDLNLGYRLPMVHGATLNVLVNNLLAEDYRPFPGSPTMGRMLVARIKYEF; encoded by the coding sequence CGCTGGTGGCCTACCTTGCCTCGCTGCACCCCACGAATGCGCAGGTGAGCCTGAACTACCTGGACCTGGTGACGCGGCAGACCGCGCCGCTCTCCACGCTGACGCTGGACCAGATCGAGCCGATCCGGGAGTCGCCTTCGACCACGCTCGAGGTGGGCTACAAGGGGCTGCTGGCCAACCGGGTGCTGCTGGCCGCCGACGTGTGGTGGTCGCGCAAGGAAAGCCTGGTGACGCCGCTCACCATCCAGACCCCCCTGGTGCTGCTCAATCCGCAGCAGCTGGGCGCGTACCTGGTGCCCCGCTTCATGGCCGACCTGGGCTACTCGCAGGCGCAGGCCACGGCACTGGCCGGGCAGCTGGTGCCGGCGCTGGCCCAGGTGCCCCTGGGCGTGATCTCGTCGCCCGACGTGGACGCGCGCAGCGCGCAGGCGCTGGTGACGTACGTGAACGTCGACGAGAACATCGACCTCTGGGGAACCGACATTTCGGCCACCGCGCTGCTGGGCAACGAGTGGGAGCTCGCCGGCTCGGTGTCGTTCGTCAACGAGAACAAGTGGGAAACCGACAACGCCGGCCTCGTGACGCTCAACGCGCCGCGCTGGAAGGGATCGGTGGCGCTGGACTACGACAATGACGATACCGGGCTGTTCGGCGAGGTTCGCATGCGGTACAACGACACGTTCCCGGTGAACTCGGGCGTGTACATCGGCACCCGCTGCCTGAACGCGCCCGACGCGGTGGCGAACCCGCTGCAGGAAGACTGCGTGCAGGCGTACACGCTGTTCGACCTGAACCTGGGCTACCGGCTGCCGATGGTACACGGCGCCACGCTGAACGTGCTGGTGAACAACCTGCTGGCCGAGGACTACCGCCCCTTCCCCGGCTCGCCCACCATGGGCCGCATGCTGGTCGCGCGCATCAAGTACGAGTTCTGA